The genomic window CGCCCAATTATTGAATCAGGCGAAATGGTTGAACAAGGCGACATCTTAGCTGATGGACCATCAATGGAAAATGGAGAAATGGCCTTAGGTCAAAACCCATTAGTAGCCTTCATGACTTGGGATGGATACAACTATGAGGATGCTATTATCATGTCAGAACGACTTGTAAAAGATGATGTATATACATCAATTCATATTGAAGAATATGAATCAGAAGCACGTGATACTAAATTAGGACCTGAAGAGATTACTCGTGAAATTCCTAACGTCGGTGAAGACGCGCTGAAATATCTTGATAAAGATGGAATCATTGCTATCGGTGCTGAAGTACGTGATGGTGATATTCTAGTAGGTAAAGTAACACCTAAGGGTGTAACGGAATTATCTGCAGAAGAGCGATTATTACATGCAATCTTTGGTGAGAAAGCACGTGAAGTACGTGATACATCACTACGTGTACCACATGGTGGGGGCGGAATCGTTCACGACGTGAAAATATTTACGCGTGAAAACGGAGACGAATTATCACCTGGTGTAAACATGTTAGTTCGTGTTTATATTGTACAAAAACGTAAAATTAGTGAAGGGGATAAAATGGCCGGACGTCACGGAAATAAAGGGGTTGTCTCTTTAATCGTGCCGGAAGAGGATATGCCATTCCTACCGGATGGAACTCCAGTTGATATTATGCTGAATCCATTAGGGGTACCATCACGTATGAATATCGGGCAAGTATTCGAGCTTCACCTCGGTATGGCTGCACGTGAGATGGGGATTAACATCTCTACACCAGTATTTGATGGTGCAAGTGAAGAAGATGTTTGGGAGACAATCAAAGAAGCTGGCTTAGCCGAAGATGCTAAGACTACCTTATATGATGGTCGAACAGGTGAACCATTTGACCGTAAAGTATCTGTTGGAGTTATGTACATGCTTAAATTAGGACACATGGTTGACGATAAAATCCATGCTCGTTCAACAGGACCATACTCATTAGTAACGCAACAACCATTAGGTGGTAAAGCACAATTTGGTGGACAACGTTTTGGTGAGATGGAGGTTTGGGCACTTGAGGCATATGGTGCTGCTTACACGTTACAAGAAATCTTAACTTACAAGTCGGATGACGTTGTAGGACGTGTGAAAACGTATGAAGCCATTGTAAAAGGTGAGCCAATTCCAAAACCAGGTGTACCTGAATCGTTCCGAGTGTTAGTAAAAGAGTTACAATCTTTAGGATTAGACTTACAAGTACTTGATGCGGAACATAAAGAAATCGACTTACAAGATGACGAAGAAGACGATGACATCATTAACTTCAACGCATTAGAGAAGTATAAAGAAGATCAAAAACAAACAGGTAGTAAACCAGTTGCCGCAAGCGAAGCAAAAGAAAAAAACACTGATAAATAATTTAAATTTAGTATGACAGGATAGATTGATGGTCAGGGCCACTCTTTGAATGAGTGGACTCCATCGACTATCGGCAATTTTATAAGGAGGTTGGCCCTTTGATAGATGTTAATACTTTTGAATCAATGCAGATTGGTTTAGCATCCCCAGAGAAAATCCGTAGTTGGTCATACGGTGAAGTTAAAAAGCCTGAAACAATTAATTACCGTACACTTAAACCGGAAAAAGATGGTTTATTCTGTGAGCGTATTTTTGGTCCGTCAAAAGACTGGGAATGTTCTTGTGGTAAGTACAAACGTATTCGCTATAAAGGTCGTGTTTGTGAACGTTGTGGTGTAGAAGTTACACGTTCTAAAGTACGTCGCGAACGTATGGGACATATCGAATTAGCAGCTCCAGTTACTCACGTTTGGTATTTCAAAGGAATTCCAAGTCGTATGGGTCTTATCTTAGATTTAAGTCCACGATTATTAGAAGAAGTTATTTACTTCGCTTCTTATATTGTAATTGAATCAGGAGATACACCATTAGAAGTTAAGTCTTTATTAACTGAAACAGAGTATCGTGAAAAACGTCGTGAATTTGGAAATCGATTCAAAGCGAAAATGGGTGCTGAAGCAATTAGTGACCTATTAGCGGCGGTTGATATTAAAACAGAAGTAGCAGAATTAAAAGAAGCGTTGAAAACAGCGACAGGACAAAAACGTACGCGTGCAATTCGTCGTCTTGATATTCTGGATTCATTCTTAGAATCAGGTAACGATCCAACTTGGATGATTATGGATGCCTTACCAGTTATTCCACCTGAATTACGTCCAATGGTTCAACTTGAAGGTGGCCGTTTTGCAACAAGTGATTTAAACGACTTATACCGTCGTGTTATTAACCGTAATAACCGTCTGAAACGTTTATTAGATCTTGGTGCACCAAACATTATCGTTCAAAATGAGAAACGTATGTTACAAGAAGCTGTTGATTCGTTAGTGGATAACGGTCGTCGTGGTCGCGCAGTAACCGGACCGGGTAACCGTCCATTGAAATCACTATCGCACATGTTAAAAGGTAAGCAAGGGCGTTTCCGTCAGAATTTACTTGGTAAACGTGTTGACTATTCAGGTCGTTCGGTAATCGTTGTTGGTCCATCATTAAAGATGTACCAATGTGGTCTGCCAAAAGAAATGGCAATTGAATTATTCAAGCCATTTGTAATGAGAGAATTAGTTGAACGCGATATCGCAGGAAACATTAAAAACGCGAAGAAAATGATTGAAACTCAAGATGATGCAATCTGGCCAGTTATTGAAGATGTTATAAAAGAACATCCGGTTCTTTTAAACCGCGCACCTACACTTCACCGTTTAGGTATTCAAGCTTTCGAGCCAGTTATCGTTGAAGGTAAAGCAATTCGTCTTCACCCATTAGTGTGTGAGGCTTATAACGCCGATTTTGATGGTGACCAAATGGCTGTTCACGTTCCATTATCTGAAGAAGCTCAAGCAGAAGCGCGTCTATTAATGTTAGCTGCACAACATATCCTTAACCCTAAAGATGGTAAACCAGTTGTTACACCATCTCAAGATATGGTTTTAGGTAACTATTACTTAACTTTAGAAGAAGAAGGACGTATCGGAGAAGGTATGATTTTCTCATCTGTAAGTGAAGTTGAACTAGCTTACCAAAATGGATATGTTCACTTACATTCACGTATTGCGATTCCAGCAACAGCATTAGAAGGAAAACCATTTACTGAATGGCAAAAAGAACGCTTGATGATGACGACAGTTGGTAAAATTATTATCAACCAAATCATGCCAGAAGAGTTCCCTTACTTAAATGAACCAACGAATGAAAACTTAATCGAACGCACACCTGACAAATACTTCATCGACCATGGAGTAGATGTCAAAGAAGCGATTAAAGAGATGGAACTTGTTCCTCCATTCAAGAAAAAACATTTAGGTAACGTGATTGCAGAAGTGTTCAAACGTTATCAAGTTACAGAAACATCTATCATGCTAGATAAGATGAAAGACTTAGGTTATAAACACTCAACTCGTTCAGGTATTACTGTAGGGGTTGCAGACGTAATTAACTTAGACACTAAAGAAGTTATCATTACAGATGCTCATGATCGTGTTGAAAAAATTACTAAGCAATACCGTCGTGGTTTAATCACTGAAGATGAGCGTTATAACAATGTTATTCGTACTTGGGAACGCGCGAAAGATCAAATTCAAAATGAATTAGTCGCAAAATTACCGCGTCTTAACCCAATTAGTATGATGTCTGACTCTGGTGCCCGTGGTAACATCTCTAACTTAACTCAACTAGCTGGTATGCGTGGTAACATGGCCGCTCCAAGTGGTAAGATAATCGAATTACCGATTACATCTAACTTCCGTGAGGGATTAAACGTTCAAGAAATGTTTATTTCTACCCATGGGGCTCGTAAAGGGATGACCGATACTGCATTGAAGACAGCCGATTCAGGTTACTTAACACGTCGTTTAGTTGATGTGGCACAAGATGTTATTGTTCGTGAAGATGACTGTGGAACAGATAAAGGACTCGTAATTAGCGCAATAAAAGATGGTAACAGTGTGATTGAATCACTTGAAGAACGTCTAATTGGCCGTTACTTACAAAAAACTATTCGTCATCCAGATACTAAAGAAGTGATTATTTCTAATAGTGAGTTAATTACAGAAGATATTGCACAACAAATCATTGCTGCTGGTATTGAAGAAGTAACTATTCGATCAGTGTTTACGTGTGATACGATTCACGGTGTATGTAAACACTGTTACGGTCGTAACTTAGCTACAGGTGATGAAGTTGAAGTTGGAGAAGCAGTTGGTACAATTGCTGCTCAATCAATCGGTGAGCCTGGTACTCAATTAACAATGCGTACATTCCATACGGGTGGGGTTGCCGGTGGTGGAGATATCACTCAAGGTCTTCCTCGTATCCAAGAGATTTTTGAAGCGCGTAATCCGAAAGGATTGGCTCAAATTACTGAAGTTGCTGGTCAAATTGA from Aerococcaceae bacterium DSM 111021 includes these protein-coding regions:
- the rpoC gene encoding DNA-directed RNA polymerase subunit beta'; protein product: MIDVNTFESMQIGLASPEKIRSWSYGEVKKPETINYRTLKPEKDGLFCERIFGPSKDWECSCGKYKRIRYKGRVCERCGVEVTRSKVRRERMGHIELAAPVTHVWYFKGIPSRMGLILDLSPRLLEEVIYFASYIVIESGDTPLEVKSLLTETEYREKRREFGNRFKAKMGAEAISDLLAAVDIKTEVAELKEALKTATGQKRTRAIRRLDILDSFLESGNDPTWMIMDALPVIPPELRPMVQLEGGRFATSDLNDLYRRVINRNNRLKRLLDLGAPNIIVQNEKRMLQEAVDSLVDNGRRGRAVTGPGNRPLKSLSHMLKGKQGRFRQNLLGKRVDYSGRSVIVVGPSLKMYQCGLPKEMAIELFKPFVMRELVERDIAGNIKNAKKMIETQDDAIWPVIEDVIKEHPVLLNRAPTLHRLGIQAFEPVIVEGKAIRLHPLVCEAYNADFDGDQMAVHVPLSEEAQAEARLLMLAAQHILNPKDGKPVVTPSQDMVLGNYYLTLEEEGRIGEGMIFSSVSEVELAYQNGYVHLHSRIAIPATALEGKPFTEWQKERLMMTTVGKIIINQIMPEEFPYLNEPTNENLIERTPDKYFIDHGVDVKEAIKEMELVPPFKKKHLGNVIAEVFKRYQVTETSIMLDKMKDLGYKHSTRSGITVGVADVINLDTKEVIITDAHDRVEKITKQYRRGLITEDERYNNVIRTWERAKDQIQNELVAKLPRLNPISMMSDSGARGNISNLTQLAGMRGNMAAPSGKIIELPITSNFREGLNVQEMFISTHGARKGMTDTALKTADSGYLTRRLVDVAQDVIVREDDCGTDKGLVISAIKDGNSVIESLEERLIGRYLQKTIRHPDTKEVIISNSELITEDIAQQIIAAGIEEVTIRSVFTCDTIHGVCKHCYGRNLATGDEVEVGEAVGTIAAQSIGEPGTQLTMRTFHTGGVAGGGDITQGLPRIQEIFEARNPKGLAQITEVAGQIEAIEEKSSDRTKDITVRGITDTRTYNVPFQSRLKVAVGDSVERGQALTDGSIDPKELLRVTDVITVENYMLHEVQNVYRGQGVEIGDKHVEVMVRQMLRKVRVMDPASTDILPGALLDIADFTKANEAAIKAGEVPATARPVLLGITKAALETNSFISAASFQETTRVLTDAAIRGDRDELIGLKENVIIGKLIPAGTGMNRYRSLETSTSVDIERIQEEERLAKEKAKEDKAKEEKDTESSFK